A stretch of Parvimonas micra DNA encodes these proteins:
- a CDS encoding ATP--guanido phosphotransferase: MSNFLGKISEKYISLSSQVDVYRNVKGYNFNYMLTFNDEINLYNKICSSFYKLYYSDRFSFEKVNSKKQIIKYYNDGLFIDSNDIFRENSYIASRDDGFVYMNINIREHLRFTGKLPGVNFLRCGHFAYGLESDLDEKLDFSFNTNFGYVFEDINLIGNGLKMISVLHIPSLKYYKTTEFLEKKMKKIGINFYSLSKIGLCDDFYIAEFSNPKSEEFSAIRKMDKYISEIVNLEIDNRRKILGIKTDYYREKYEKLKKILINRENITPFIVSKFISLCILLQSLELIVDYDINLLYKCLMSIRSLTFLNDKERDKELLNIIIKLI, encoded by the coding sequence ATGAGTAATTTCTTAGGAAAAATTTCTGAAAAATATATTTCCCTTTCAAGTCAAGTTGATGTTTATAGAAATGTAAAAGGTTATAATTTTAATTATATGTTAACTTTTAATGACGAAATTAACTTATATAATAAAATTTGTTCTTCATTCTATAAATTGTATTATAGTGATAGATTTTCATTTGAAAAAGTGAATTCAAAAAAACAAATCATAAAATATTATAATGATGGACTTTTTATAGATTCAAATGATATTTTTAGAGAAAATTCATATATAGCATCAAGAGATGATGGATTTGTTTATATGAATATAAATATTAGAGAACATCTTAGATTTACAGGAAAACTTCCGGGAGTAAATTTTCTGAGATGCGGACATTTTGCTTATGGATTAGAATCTGATTTAGATGAAAAACTTGATTTTTCATTTAATACAAATTTTGGATATGTTTTTGAAGACATTAACTTAATAGGTAATGGATTAAAAATGATTAGTGTTTTACATATTCCATCTTTGAAATACTATAAAACAACTGAATTTTTAGAAAAGAAAATGAAAAAAATAGGGATAAATTTTTATTCTTTATCAAAAATAGGATTATGTGATGATTTTTATATTGCAGAATTTTCCAATCCTAAATCAGAAGAATTTTCAGCAATTAGAAAAATGGATAAATATATTAGTGAGATAGTAAATTTAGAAATAGATAATCGTAGGAAGATTTTAGGTATAAAAACTGACTACTATAGGGAAAAATATGAAAAACTTAAAAAAATTTTGATAAATAGAGAAAATATAACTCCATTTATAGTTAGTAAATTTATTTCTCTTTGTATATTATTGCAAAGTTTAGAACTTATTGTAGATTATGATATAAATTTACTGTATAAATGTCTTATGAGTATAAGAAGTTTAACTTTTTTAAATGATAAAGAGAGAGATAAAGAACTTTTAAATATAATTATAAAGTTAATTTAG
- a CDS encoding ATP-dependent Clp protease ATP-binding subunit has product MYENVIRSVDEFIRYAVNEAFYLKDDYIGTEHILLAFLKINSRETECLVSAGANYNSLKGYLIDKKGFGDFTNVASKLSKNAKKVVDNAVNIAMESDNVQVLPCHLLISLMELKTSLAYKMLIDANISPEGISADIKEKINFASDTEDNGGVMTETLDKYTINLNERAKIGKIDQVIGRDKEIDRILQILLRRTKNNPILIGEAGVGKTAIVEGLALRIVEGNVPEFLENKTIYSLDLPAMLAGSKYRGDFEKRVKDTLNEIMKNKNVIVFIDEFHNIVGTGGSEGSIDAANILKPFLARGEIQLIGATTIDEYRKHIEKDSALERRLQPIEVLEPTVSQTINILMGLKEKYEKHHGIVITDEAIKAAVELSNRYLTDRFLPDKAIDLIDEAGSMLRIKSYLNPDDIIYLKEKNIKLKSEIKQFVEHQEFLKAQELKNKYEQNLEDIKKLKEIKKDKKNNENLILKYDDIAKVVSDWSKIPVNRLTAKESQKYLSLSDNLKNIVIGQGTAIDRVTNAIKRSRAGVSLGSKPIGSFIFVGATGVGKTYLAKSLANLLFESEENMIRIDMSEYMEKHTVSKLVGSPPGYVGYGEGGYLTEAVRRKPYSVVLFDEIEKAHPDVFNMLLQILDDGRLTDSQGKTVNFKNTVIIMTSNVGASAIEKKNTLGFSSKKDEEEKEYDRIKEIVNSELKIMFKPEFLNRVDDIIVFSKLDEKDILKITELLLEKLKKRLKNIGLNIGYSNKIIKKLSDMGFDKSYGARPLERIIKSELENKIADEILKNQILSDEKLFLDVKKGNIVLEKVKIKTK; this is encoded by the coding sequence ATGTATGAAAATGTAATTAGAAGTGTGGATGAGTTTATTCGTTATGCTGTTAATGAAGCTTTTTATTTAAAAGATGATTATATCGGTACTGAACATATATTACTTGCATTCTTGAAGATAAACAGTAGAGAGACTGAGTGTCTCGTTTCTGCTGGGGCAAATTATAATTCTTTAAAGGGTTATTTAATAGATAAAAAGGGTTTTGGTGATTTTACAAATGTTGCAAGTAAATTATCAAAAAATGCAAAGAAAGTTGTTGATAATGCAGTTAATATTGCAATGGAATCTGATAATGTTCAAGTTTTACCCTGTCATCTTTTAATTTCATTAATGGAACTAAAAACAAGTCTTGCATATAAAATGCTTATTGATGCAAATATAAGTCCTGAAGGTATTTCTGCTGATATAAAAGAAAAGATAAATTTTGCTTCAGATACTGAAGATAATGGTGGAGTAATGACAGAAACTTTAGATAAATATACCATTAATTTAAATGAAAGAGCAAAAATAGGAAAGATTGACCAAGTTATTGGTAGAGATAAAGAAATAGATAGAATCTTGCAGATTTTACTAAGAAGAACAAAAAATAATCCAATTCTAATTGGAGAAGCTGGAGTTGGGAAAACAGCTATAGTAGAAGGACTTGCTCTTAGAATTGTTGAAGGTAATGTTCCAGAGTTTTTAGAAAATAAAACAATTTATAGTTTAGATTTACCAGCTATGCTTGCAGGAAGTAAGTATCGTGGAGACTTTGAAAAAAGAGTAAAAGATACGTTAAATGAAATTATGAAAAATAAAAATGTAATTGTGTTTATTGATGAATTTCATAATATTGTTGGAACTGGTGGCAGTGAAGGATCTATTGATGCTGCTAATATTTTAAAACCATTTTTAGCTAGAGGAGAAATACAATTAATTGGTGCCACAACAATCGATGAATATAGAAAACATATTGAAAAGGACTCTGCTCTTGAAAGAAGATTACAGCCAATAGAAGTTTTAGAACCTACAGTTAGTCAAACTATAAACATATTAATGGGCTTAAAAGAAAAGTATGAAAAACATCATGGGATAGTAATCACAGACGAAGCAATAAAAGCTGCTGTAGAATTATCTAATAGATACTTAACAGATAGATTTCTACCTGATAAGGCAATTGACTTAATTGATGAAGCTGGATCTATGTTAAGAATTAAATCATATTTAAATCCAGATGATATCATTTATTTGAAAGAAAAAAATATAAAGTTAAAATCAGAAATTAAACAATTTGTTGAACATCAAGAGTTTTTAAAAGCTCAAGAATTAAAAAATAAGTATGAACAAAATCTAGAAGATATAAAAAAACTTAAAGAGATAAAAAAAGATAAGAAAAATAATGAAAATTTAATTTTAAAGTATGATGATATTGCAAAAGTTGTTTCAGACTGGAGTAAAATTCCAGTTAATAGATTGACAGCAAAGGAAAGTCAAAAATATCTATCTCTTTCTGATAATTTAAAGAATATAGTTATTGGACAAGGAACTGCTATTGATAGAGTCACTAATGCTATAAAGAGATCTAGAGCAGGAGTATCTTTGGGTAGTAAACCTATTGGTAGTTTTATATTTGTTGGAGCTACAGGTGTTGGAAAAACTTATCTTGCAAAATCATTAGCAAATCTTTTATTTGAATCTGAAGAAAATATGATTAGAATTGATATGAGTGAATATATGGAAAAACATACAGTTTCTAAACTAGTTGGATCTCCTCCTGGATATGTTGGATATGGAGAAGGTGGATATTTAACTGAAGCGGTAAGAAGAAAACCATATAGTGTAGTTTTGTTTGATGAGATTGAAAAAGCACATCCAGATGTATTTAATATGCTTCTTCAAATTCTAGATGATGGAAGATTAACAGATTCTCAAGGAAAAACAGTAAATTTTAAAAATACTGTAATTATTATGACTTCTAATGTAGGAGCATCTGCAATCGAAAAGAAGAATACATTAGGATTTTCTTCAAAAAAGGATGAAGAAGAAAAGGAATATGATAGAATTAAAGAAATTGTTAATTCTGAACTAAAAATTATGTTTAAGCCTGAATTTTTAAACAGGGTAGATGATATAATTGTATTTTCAAAATTAGATGAAAAAGACATATTGAAAATTACAGAACTTTTACTAGAAAAACTGAAAAAAAGACTTAAAAATATTGGGTTAAATATTGGATATAGTAATAAAATAATAAAAAAATTATCTGATATGGGCTTTGATAAGTCTTATGGAGCAAGACCTCTTGAAAGAATTATTAAATCAGAACTTGAAAATAAAATTGCAGATGAAATTTTAAAGAATCAAATTTTAAGTGATGAAAAATTATTTTTAGATGTAAAAAAAGGTAATATTGTATTAGAAAAAGTAAAAATAAAAACAAAATAG
- a CDS encoding heavy metal-binding domain-containing protein, which yields MIITTTNNIEGYEIVEYKGVVFGEVITGVSFLKDFKAGLRDIFGGRSSSYEKELMGARDDSLDEITERANEIGANAVVGLKMDYEMLGASNGMMMVTCSGTAVRIIKK from the coding sequence ATGATTATTACAACTACAAATAATATTGAAGGATATGAAATTGTTGAATATAAGGGAGTTGTCTTCGGTGAAGTTATTACTGGAGTAAGTTTCTTAAAAGATTTTAAAGCAGGTCTAAGGGATATATTTGGTGGACGTTCATCTTCTTATGAAAAAGAATTGATGGGTGCAAGAGACGATAGTTTAGATGAGATTACTGAAAGAGCTAATGAAATTGGAGCTAATGCTGTAGTTGGACTAAAAATGGATTATGAAATGCTTGGAGCATCAAATGGAATGATGATGGTTACTTGCTCAGGTACTGCTGTTAGAATTATAAAAAAATAA
- a CDS encoding calcium-translocating P-type ATPase, PMCA-type — translation MFWYNKSVDECINELGSNDKNGLSSKKALELLEKNGRNELKEKNKKSLLSKIIDQFKDPMILILIGACIMSAIVGEITDAFIIIAIVIVNAILSLNQEGKAEKAIEALQKMASPMAKVYRDGKLIHIPSPEIVVGDIVELETGDIIPADLRLIESFILKIDEASLTGESVPVEKFSDKIYDGEIEIGDRENMAYSSTIVAYGRGKGVVVSTGENTEIGKIATTLDSFEDEDTPLQKKLAGLSKSLGLITIGVCIVVFIVGLLYKQQFLLMLLTAISLAVAAVPEGLPAIVTIVLSLGMTKMVKKNAIVKKLLAVETLGTTTVICSDKTGTLTQNEMTVKKVFVNNLVYDVEGTGYEPVGDIYLNGEKVNAKEIENFISISKISTLVNDAKLLKDENMYRIAGDPTEGALLTLSEKVGITKDELNNNHKRVAEIPFDSTRKMMTTFNENVFSSNVISATKGAPDIIIDNCKYILINGKEEEFTSELKEKVLLQNSQFAKQALRVLAFAYRKFDSLPEDKTSENIERDMVFVGLMGMIDPARPEAKEAIKECKKAGIIPIMITGDYLETAVAIAKDLGILDENSKAIMGRELNKMTEEEICEVVKTTRVFARVSPENKVQIVSALKKNGHIAAMTGDGVNDAPAIKRADIGVSMGITGTDVAKNTSDVILTDDNFATIVSAVHEGRIIYSNIKKFVSFLLSCNVGEILIVLISILLNIPVPFIPIQLLWLNLVTDSFPALALGVEKGDEDIMQVSPRNPNEAILDKEMIYSIISQSIAITVATLGAYFYGMHHYPNHIEGARTVAFFTLITAELLRSYSVRSSRFTLFHIGIFSNKTLVYGTALSFFMMLVVVYVPFLQPYFDTVSLGIKELAVAIPLAFLPFVVAEVSKVLRKK, via the coding sequence ATGTTTTGGTACAACAAAAGTGTTGATGAATGTATCAATGAACTTGGAAGCAATGATAAAAATGGACTTTCAAGTAAAAAAGCTTTAGAGCTTTTAGAAAAAAATGGAAGAAATGAGTTAAAAGAAAAGAATAAAAAATCACTTCTTTCAAAAATTATTGACCAATTTAAAGACCCTATGATTTTAATTTTAATTGGAGCTTGCATTATGTCAGCTATAGTTGGTGAAATAACAGATGCTTTTATAATCATAGCTATTGTAATTGTTAATGCAATTCTTTCACTTAATCAAGAGGGAAAAGCAGAAAAAGCTATAGAAGCTTTACAAAAAATGGCTAGTCCAATGGCAAAAGTTTATAGAGATGGAAAATTAATTCATATTCCTTCTCCAGAAATTGTGGTTGGAGATATTGTAGAGCTTGAAACAGGTGATATTATTCCAGCAGATTTAAGATTAATTGAAAGTTTTATTTTAAAGATTGATGAAGCTTCTTTAACTGGTGAATCTGTACCTGTTGAAAAATTTTCAGATAAGATTTATGATGGAGAAATTGAGATTGGTGATAGAGAAAATATGGCTTACTCTTCTACTATTGTTGCTTATGGTAGAGGAAAAGGAGTAGTAGTTTCTACTGGAGAAAATACGGAAATTGGTAAAATTGCAACAACTCTTGATTCTTTTGAAGATGAAGACACTCCACTACAAAAGAAGCTAGCTGGTCTTTCAAAATCTCTTGGACTGATAACAATAGGAGTTTGTATTGTAGTATTTATAGTTGGGCTTTTGTATAAACAACAGTTTTTACTTATGCTTTTAACTGCAATTTCACTAGCTGTTGCAGCGGTTCCTGAAGGGTTGCCCGCAATAGTTACAATAGTTTTATCTCTCGGTATGACAAAAATGGTAAAAAAGAATGCTATAGTAAAAAAACTTTTAGCAGTTGAAACATTAGGAACTACAACAGTAATTTGTTCTGATAAAACCGGAACTCTTACTCAAAATGAAATGACTGTAAAAAAAGTTTTTGTAAATAATCTAGTTTATGATGTAGAAGGAACTGGTTATGAACCTGTTGGAGATATATATTTAAACGGAGAAAAAGTTAATGCTAAAGAAATAGAAAATTTTATTTCAATTTCTAAAATTTCAACTCTTGTTAATGATGCAAAACTACTTAAAGATGAAAATATGTATAGAATAGCAGGAGATCCTACTGAGGGTGCATTGCTTACTCTTTCAGAAAAAGTTGGCATTACTAAAGATGAATTAAATAACAATCATAAAAGAGTAGCAGAAATACCATTTGATTCAACTAGAAAGATGATGACAACATTTAATGAAAATGTATTTTCATCTAATGTTATATCTGCTACAAAGGGTGCACCTGATATTATAATAGATAATTGTAAATATATTTTAATTAATGGAAAAGAAGAAGAATTTACTTCAGAATTAAAAGAAAAAGTTCTTTTACAAAATAGTCAATTTGCTAAACAAGCACTTCGTGTTTTAGCTTTTGCTTATAGAAAATTTGACTCATTACCTGAAGATAAAACTTCAGAAAATATAGAAAGAGATATGGTTTTTGTTGGTCTTATGGGAATGATAGATCCTGCAAGGCCAGAAGCAAAAGAAGCAATCAAAGAATGTAAAAAAGCAGGAATAATTCCTATAATGATAACTGGAGATTATCTAGAAACTGCAGTTGCTATTGCAAAAGATTTAGGAATTTTAGATGAAAATTCAAAGGCTATTATGGGTCGTGAGCTTAACAAAATGACTGAAGAAGAAATTTGTGAAGTTGTCAAAACTACACGAGTTTTTGCAAGGGTAAGTCCTGAAAATAAAGTGCAAATAGTTAGTGCTTTAAAGAAAAACGGACATATTGCTGCAATGACAGGCGATGGGGTAAATGATGCTCCTGCAATTAAGAGAGCTGATATTGGTGTTTCTATGGGAATAACAGGAACAGATGTTGCAAAAAATACTTCTGATGTAATATTAACGGATGATAATTTTGCCACAATAGTATCAGCAGTTCATGAAGGTCGTATAATTTACTCAAATATTAAAAAGTTTGTTTCTTTCTTATTATCTTGTAATGTAGGAGAAATTTTAATAGTTTTAATATCTATTCTTTTAAATATACCTGTACCGTTTATACCAATTCAATTACTCTGGTTAAATTTAGTCACAGATAGTTTTCCTGCACTAGCACTTGGAGTTGAAAAAGGTGATGAAGATATTATGCAAGTTTCACCAAGAAATCCAAATGAGGCAATTTTAGATAAAGAAATGATTTATAGTATAATTTCTCAATCTATAGCAATTACAGTTGCAACACTTGGTGCATATTTCTATGGAATGCATCATTATCCTAATCATATTGAAGGAGCAAGAACAGTGGCTTTCTTTACACTTATAACAGCAGAACTACTAAGAAGTTACTCTGTTAGAAGTAGTAGATTTACATTATTCCATATTGGAATATTTTCAAATAAAACATTGGTATATGGAACGGCATTATCTTTCTTTATGATGTTAGTAGTTGTATATGTACCTTTCTTACAACCATACTTTGATACTGTTTCTTTAGGAATAAAAGAGTTAGCAGTTGCTATACCACTTGCATTCTTACCTTTTGTTGTTGCTGAAGTTTCTAAAGTGTTAAGAAAGAAATAA
- a CDS encoding formate--tetrahydrofolate ligase, giving the protein MKTDVQIAQEAKMKPIREVADYLGFPEEAIELYGNYKAKLNIHELKDYNERPNGKLILVTAITPTPAGEGKTTTVVGLGDGLNKIGKRTSLALREPSLGPVFGVKGGAAGGGYAQVVPMEDINLHFTGDFNAIGAANNLLAAMLDNHINHGNELDIDSRTITLKRVVDMNDRQLRFIVDGLNGKANGVPREDGFEIVVASEVMAILCLSNDLKDLKEKLGKIIVAYNRKGEPVTAKDLNAQGAMAALLKDAIKPNLVQTLEHTPAFIHGGPFANIAHGCNSIIATKLALKYSDYVVTEAGFGADLGAEKFLDIKCRFAGLNPNAVVVVATVRALKMHGGLAKTELGNEDLVALEKGLPNLLKHVENMQNLFGIPCVVAINKFPLDTDAEIQLIETKCKELGVNVVLSDVWAKGGEGAVDLAHEVVRLAENDKPINQIYDIEDSLEEKLNKIVQKVYGGSGVTFSPGVKKKIKTIEELGFKNVPICMAKTQYSFSDDKNKVGRPEGFKVNIKNIKIAAGAGFAVAYSGDIMTMPGLPKVPAANNIDITDDGKIVGLF; this is encoded by the coding sequence ATGAAGACAGATGTGCAAATTGCTCAAGAAGCAAAAATGAAACCTATCAGAGAAGTAGCTGATTACTTAGGATTTCCGGAAGAAGCTATTGAACTTTACGGAAACTATAAAGCAAAGTTGAATATACATGAATTGAAAGATTATAACGAAAGACCAAATGGAAAGTTAATTTTAGTAACTGCTATAACTCCAACTCCTGCAGGAGAAGGTAAAACTACTACTGTTGTTGGGCTTGGTGATGGACTAAATAAAATAGGAAAAAGAACATCTCTTGCATTAAGAGAACCTTCTTTAGGACCGGTTTTTGGAGTTAAAGGTGGTGCTGCAGGTGGTGGATACGCACAAGTAGTTCCTATGGAAGATATAAATTTACACTTTACTGGAGATTTTAATGCTATTGGTGCTGCTAATAACTTATTAGCTGCTATGTTAGATAATCATATTAATCATGGAAATGAATTAGATATCGATTCCAGAACTATTACATTAAAAAGAGTTGTTGATATGAATGATAGACAACTTCGTTTTATTGTAGATGGATTAAACGGAAAAGCAAATGGTGTTCCAAGAGAAGATGGATTTGAAATAGTAGTTGCATCTGAAGTAATGGCTATTTTATGTCTATCAAATGATTTAAAAGATTTAAAGGAAAAATTAGGAAAAATCATTGTTGCTTACAATAGAAAGGGTGAACCAGTAACAGCAAAAGATTTGAATGCTCAAGGTGCAATGGCGGCATTATTAAAGGATGCTATCAAGCCAAATCTTGTTCAAACATTAGAACATACTCCTGCATTTATTCATGGTGGACCTTTTGCTAATATAGCTCATGGTTGTAATAGTATAATTGCTACAAAATTAGCATTGAAATATTCTGATTATGTTGTTACTGAAGCTGGTTTTGGAGCTGACTTAGGAGCTGAAAAGTTCTTAGATATTAAATGTAGATTTGCAGGTTTAAATCCTAATGCAGTTGTAGTTGTTGCTACTGTAAGAGCTTTAAAGATGCATGGTGGACTTGCTAAGACAGAATTAGGAAATGAAGATTTAGTTGCTTTAGAAAAAGGACTTCCAAACTTACTAAAACATGTTGAAAATATGCAAAATCTATTTGGCATTCCTTGTGTTGTTGCAATTAACAAATTTCCATTAGATACTGATGCAGAAATTCAATTGATTGAAACTAAATGTAAGGAATTAGGTGTTAATGTTGTTCTTTCAGATGTTTGGGCAAAAGGTGGAGAAGGTGCAGTTGACCTTGCTCATGAAGTTGTAAGACTTGCAGAAAATGACAAACCAATTAATCAAATATATGATATTGAAGACTCTTTAGAAGAAAAATTAAATAAAATCGTTCAAAAGGTTTATGGAGGTTCTGGTGTAACATTCTCTCCAGGAGTTAAAAAGAAAATTAAAACTATAGAAGAATTAGGTTTTAAAAATGTTCCTATCTGTATGGCAAAAACGCAATATTCATTCTCTGATGACAAGAATAAAGTTGGTAGACCAGAAGGATTTAAAGTAAATATCAAAAATATAAAGATTGCTGCAGGTGCAGGATTTGCAGTTGCTTATAGTGGTGATATTATGACTATGCCTGGACTACCAAAAGTTCCTGCTGCAAATAATATTGACATTACTGATGACGGAAAGATAGTTGGATTATTCTAG
- a CDS encoding cyclodeaminase/cyclohydrolase family protein, with protein MEQKMCDKTINLFIQELSDKQPVPGGGGASALVGALGVALLNMDAIYTTGNEKFKDVEEEIKEQIKKYNELITSLKELVQGDADAFYPLSQCYKMPRNTDEEKRLKREALEVNLYNAAMIPLQIMEKSYEALCLVDRLIRIGNKNLIGDVATGAVFLESALKGASLSVFANTSSMKNEDNIKMINEKSMKLLKDGTNLANKAFEEIFNGFLK; from the coding sequence ATGGAACAAAAAATGTGTGATAAAACCATAAATTTATTTATTCAAGAATTATCAGATAAACAACCAGTACCAGGGGGCGGAGGAGCATCCGCCCTTGTAGGTGCTTTGGGAGTTGCCCTTTTAAATATGGATGCAATTTATACTACTGGTAATGAAAAATTTAAAGATGTTGAAGAAGAGATTAAAGAACAAATTAAAAAGTATAATGAATTAATTACTTCCTTAAAAGAATTAGTTCAAGGAGACGCGGATGCTTTTTATCCACTTTCTCAATGTTATAAGATGCCAAGAAATACTGACGAAGAAAAAAGATTAAAGAGAGAGGCTTTAGAAGTAAATCTTTATAATGCTGCTATGATTCCATTACAAATAATGGAAAAATCTTATGAAGCACTTTGTCTAGTAGATAGACTTATAAGAATTGGAAACAAAAATCTTATTGGAGATGTTGCAACTGGAGCTGTATTTTTAGAATCCGCTCTTAAAGGAGCAAGTCTTAGTGTCTTTGCGAACACTTCTTCAATGAAAAATGAAGATAATATTAAGATGATAAATGAAAAATCCATGAAATTATTAAAAGACGGAACGAATCTTGCTAACAAGGCGTTTGAAGAAATATTTAATGGATTTTTAAAATAA
- a CDS encoding bifunctional 5,10-methylenetetrahydrofolate dehydrogenase/5,10-methenyltetrahydrofolate cyclohydrolase: MTTIMKGKEVAIALKEKIKAGVAELKEKGKVTTCGFIRVGDRSDSIGYENAAIKVLSSLGIECVQFHYPEDITEANFISELEKIGNDDSVDGFLLLRPLPAHIDDDLVGMKINPKKDIDGVSPYNIGEVFYPKEDSFIPCTAAAVIKMLEFYDLDLSGKNAVVLGRSNVIGKPVAMLLLAKNATVTVCHSRTQNLKEVCKNADVLVSAIGKAHFVTKEFVKEGAIVVDVGTNYDENGKVTGDVHFDEVSEIASYINPVPGGIGSITTSVLAEKCLIAARKKVK; this comes from the coding sequence ATGACAACAATAATGAAAGGTAAAGAAGTAGCAATTGCTTTAAAGGAAAAGATTAAAGCAGGAGTTGCTGAACTTAAAGAAAAAGGAAAAGTTACTACTTGTGGTTTTATTAGAGTTGGAGATAGAAGTGATTCTATAGGTTATGAAAACGCAGCAATTAAAGTTTTATCTTCTTTAGGAATTGAATGTGTTCAATTTCACTATCCAGAAGATATTACTGAAGCTAATTTTATTTCTGAACTAGAAAAAATTGGAAACGATGATAGTGTTGATGGTTTTTTACTTTTAAGACCATTACCTGCACATATTGACGATGATTTGGTTGGAATGAAAATTAATCCTAAAAAAGATATTGATGGAGTAAGTCCATATAATATTGGAGAAGTTTTCTATCCGAAAGAAGATAGTTTCATTCCTTGTACTGCTGCTGCTGTTATAAAAATGTTAGAATTTTATGATTTAGATTTAAGTGGTAAAAATGCAGTTGTATTAGGGCGTAGTAATGTTATCGGCAAACCTGTTGCAATGTTATTATTGGCAAAGAATGCAACAGTTACAGTATGTCATAGTAGAACTCAAAATTTAAAAGAAGTATGTAAAAATGCAGATGTCTTGGTTTCAGCTATTGGGAAAGCTCATTTTGTTACAAAAGAATTTGTAAAAGAAGGAGCTATAGTAGTTGACGTTGGAACAAATTATGATGAAAATGGAAAGGTAACTGGTGATGTTCATTTTGATGAAGTTTCTGAAATTGCAAGTTATATTAATCCAGTACCAGGCGGTATTGGATCAATAACTACTTCAGTTTTAGCAGAAAAATGTTTAATTGCCGCTAGAAAAAAGGTAAAATAA